Sequence from the Montipora foliosa isolate CH-2021 chromosome 12, ASM3666993v2, whole genome shotgun sequence genome:
GAGTAAGTCACATGCAAGCAATAGCTAACAGAGTAATAGAGTGGTCCCGCGAGAACAAGGTTCAACTAAACGCTGATAAGTGTAAAGAACTCAGGATCTCCTTTGCTAAAGAGCAAAGAGCCTTTGATCCCGTCATCATAGAAGGGAAGGAAGTAGAGTTAGTTACTAGTACAAAGCTACTAGGCCTTACAATAGCGAACGATCTAACATGGAACGACCATGTAACTGTGATAACCAGAAAGGCTAGCAAGAGGCTCTATTTCCTAACTCAGTTAAAAAGAGCGGGAGTTCCGAAACAAGATCTAGCAATGTTCTATGTATCGTGCGTGAGATCTGTTATAGATTATGCAGCACCTGTCTTTTCCAACGGTCTCCCACAGTACTTAAAGAACGAGCTGGTAAGGCTCGAGAAAAGAGCAATATCAATAATAACATCAGGAAAGTGCAACTCGGCAATAGAGGTGGGGGTAACACCCATTTTGGAGCATCATTACGTACTATGCAGCAAGCTTTTTGATAACATTGTCAACGATCCAAACCATAAATTGAAAGCGCTCCTTCCACCAGACTATGACAACTCACGCTATAACCTAAGACAACCGCGCCATTTTAATATGCCAAAGCTTTGTACGAACAGAACAAGAAACACTTTTATATATGCGATGTCCAAACAGTCCAGGCTGTAGTTTTATCCCATATATATACATACTTTATAAGTTAACATATTTTAACGTAAATACTTTATATGGAATTTTTAATATTGTCTTAATAATCAGTTTTTGACTTATTATCTAGgatttatttgtaattttttaagtaTTGTAAAGCATTTGTCAATAATTGCGTAATTCAGCCTTTGGCTGCGATGcagtttttaataaactatctatctatctatctatctatctgatatctgatatccgcaagagcaaggaaaagatcatgacGTTTGCCGACACGTGTACAGGTATTCACAACGGACAGCGAAGATGTAGaccataattattgttttccaaacgatatcttaatgtaatcagtttttgttcctcattaatattcacattctcgattatccggaccctcgattatccggactatttcgtctagtcccaacgagtccggataatcgaggttcgactgtattggttttgctagtgtttatcagCTGGATAGTGTTATccgccttttgaacaaccaaggcctgAACTTTAGCCGGTTTGTTCTGCATTGAAAAGGCACAGTAGGTCATGAGAATGAATGGCAAACTTCCAGGGCTTTTGAGAATGACAGGAACACTTCTATGCTGTACTGTTCACAACTTACTGAGCAGCTGACAACATAACTGACATGGCATCTTCACAGAAAAGTTTCAACAAGGGTGTCCTGTCATTGCGTTTTCCCTGCAAAGCAAATTACATTCACTCTAAACTATAGAATATGAAATCACCCCTAACCCAATTTGTACAAGTCCTACACAAACTACCCCATTGACTCCAAGGAGTTAAACTTTATGAATTTCACTCTGTCTTACACCAGATGATTTGACTTGTCAATGCAGAGCAGTTGGGAAGTCAATTTGTTAAGTGGGAAAAGTGCACTTACACTGAAGTCAATTATCTAAAACTACCACTATGTTGTATGTGAAAATGGGCTATTtcaccctttcacccctaaactggcctaaaccagtcatacttagtatttcactctaacgccagacaatttaactcgtcaatggagaacccccAGAAGTCCATGGGTTAATAATCCTCCCTCTTCCCTCTTTCAGGGTGGAATGTTCAATGcgaagaaatcttttttttttcccaagtgatcttggataaGTGATGCTTTTTTGGATTATCCCAAAGGAATGCACCCTAAGCCTTTGTTAACTGTTTCCAACAATAAGTGTAAAGGTTCAGCTTAGGGTAAATACAGcagtttatctttacttgaagagcagcatttgggtgACACTTTGTGGCATTAATtgtctttattattccactattatgccattttaccatatttggtcaagagaacacAAAATATGAGATGGTAATACATAATGGTAATACATAATAAGAAGAGCAAGGAGACACTTGTTGTTGAAATCCACTTGCATCTAATTACGGGCATTCCTGGACATAAAAATATTATCTAGTATCGCgatcttatagttttgcctatgcgcgagcagtcaatatttcgtggtattgctgTCTCACTTTTGcagcctgtgattggttctaatgttgaaattgacgtcgttgcactgatttgggttgctgacgtacgcaaacaaatacgttttgCAGGTAGAAAgtattgaaatttcgatcagacGCGGGTTGAATAGTTTACAGTTTATTTACCATTATAAATGATGGATAGCGatacaaaacaaattgcgattttgagacagTAAattaccacattatattgacagccttgggagaaaatatattccgtattgggcttCGTCGCTTTGTGActccgcccaatacggaatatattttctcccaactagccatcaatataatgtggtattgccccCTAAAAAAGGTTGGACAAGAATACCTTGCAATAACCAAAGGAATGCAAAACAATGTCAATCATGCATAAAGAAAATGACTGTGTGATTTTGTACCTTTCTACTGACAATGATAAGAAGGCACTCAGCAGCTGGAATCTTGAGAGAGTCGTCTTCTAGCAATAAACACAGCATTTGAAGAATGATGCAGTTCTGTGAAAACACCACTCCAAACTTTACCCAGTCTAAGTAGCCTGCTAATGTCTTCAGAGTCTGTTCCGCAAGCCGCAAATGCACAGAAGCCTGTCAGGTTCAAAAGAAGGTTGGGAAAGAGGAAATGAAGGAGGAAATGAATGTTGTATAAATGGAAATGAGGATatgaaattgttttttttacaaCGATTTACAAGCAGGGAATGGCGTAAGGGTAATtgcattcgcctcccaccaaggACTCATGGCCATACATGTATGTgagttaagtttgttgttggttctatactctgctctgagaggttttcctccagggttctctggttttcccttttccttaaaaaccaacatttttaaATTCCAATTCAATTGGATTCaggacctccctgaaaaccactttcaCACAAGgggagcttcctgggtaaatataatttattagtatcacccaactagtggactaatgcaaatcctgcaatttgattggctacgctactagaggactattagtaatagtcctccagtagtgaaaagcgtgacgctttctttcgttttattcccatataaacatttcttcaacttgcatttgctaactttattattgcctttccagtccgactagttgggtcagatactaaaacaattagacccttcgccctcaagggccacgggtctaattgttaattattattattattattatttattatttatttatttctgattatgattatgattatgattatgattattatgattatgattatgattatgattattattattaggaatTTGCAAGGTACATGTAGACTGAAAAATCCAgtttctttctatttctggtattagtttttaattttatcttATTAGAATTTCTGGccaccattttggagaagggtctaatGTATTATTAATACTGACCCACaacataaattataaaataaaataataggaaaataTGGAACTTGAATCCCAGTTAACAGCTCAAAGACTGGGTATCTCCATGTACATCCACAGTAGCCGTCACTACTCATCTTATAAACTTAGTGCCAACCAAGAGAAGACTGTTTGCCGTTTAACTAACAAAATGAACTAAATGATACCTTGAGTTTAACATGCagtaactgttttaaaactgtGATTTACAGATTTGCCTTGTCTCTGCATACAACATAAgctcaacaaaacaacaaaacagacCTGAGTTTTGCAACGAACATCACCATTCTCCATGCGATTCTGTGGAAAGAAAGTGAGGGTTTGCGAGTTCTGTGATTtatcccattgactcctggcACTCTAAAGCCAGACAATTTTTCATCGTCATCTGGGGGAGTTCTtgggtgtttgaggtgtgaatgaattggttaacccattgacatccaaaccggccgtaACCAGTTGAGCACAACGACCCCTGAATTACCCAAACCGGCCGTAAACATGGCTGCTTGATCTAAGGTCTCTATCCAGTCTCCCTTAGTAAATCTGTATTTTGTGTTGTTACGGAGATTTagtaggataattgaccaatcatttgtggtcttgtgagcatattttgacagctgataagaAACCCCACAAGGTCTGGCTTTTTGCCCTTTCAATTGTGCGATTGGCATACTACGTTGAAcaatttttatccattgagtgATTAGACTTAACTGTAAACTGCACCAGCCATATTTTGAGTACTGTTgcaatattatatattttttcaagcacTTTGTTAGTTGGTGATAAACAACTTTCTTGACAGCTTAACGTGCGCTGCTTCGAAAAGTCTACCTCTACATTTTCATTTGAGCCTCAGGATGTGTTTTCAATCACTTTTTCGAAGTATTAATTTCTTGCATCACCTGGAAGTTCACTATTTCTTCTTCCGTTGAACTTAATTCTAAAACTCAATCTCTTGTGTACATGAACGTTTACTGtgcatatggtttatttttagtGCTTATGTACCACCGTAATTAACATACGTCACGCTAGGGTAATCAATATCCGTCACGCATGGCAACCCAAcaatgtcaatgggttaagcagtcaaTAACCTTATGATACATGTCCTTTTGTTTTAGATAATGATGACGGTAATGACGACTATGATATAATAATgatactgatgatgatgatgatgatgatgatgatgatgataataataaaagtaatcAGCTCCAACGTGGTGCCAAGACTCAACACTGTACCTTCAAGGCTCTATAATTTGCCGTATTGGTGGACAACGTTTCAAGGAAGAAAGTAAATAACCCCTGGGCGTGTCTGTTCAATTCGTTAGTAATCTCTTTCTTTCTATTAGACTGTAAATTACTGTCCATAGTGACCACATCTTCAGCCAACCGCAGAAAAGTCATAAGAACAATTTCAGTTTGAATGTCCTGAAAACAATCACATAAGCCACAAAATGAGTTTTAAACTACCACATGCTGGAACTTAATAATATTGACCAAAAAGACTTGTGGCATCACCTTTATCCAAGAGAACCAATCTCTTAAGTGCAAATAATATAAATGCAATGCACGTCAATTAACTCCAAACACAGtgtaaaaaagtgaaattagtcGAGATAGTTGAAATTAATACAACAAAGGTGAAGTTCTTGCATGTATATCTAATTACCGGTAATAAGTAATCTtgtgatttttctcgtgcagtttggaataaaaagcacttacaattttttttcaaatactaAAACACGCACTCGCCCTTCGGACTCGGCAATTTGTGaacttgtctttgaaaaaatttatccctgcttatttattccaaattacagTCAAAATTTATCATGTCAATGACCTatacaaataaactgaaaagCATGTATTTGTTGATAAGATAAATCTGTCCACTTATGACAAACCTAGTTTGCCATTTCGTGTTTTCACATTCCTCCTGCTTTTTTATGTTCTGAACTTAGCACTGGAGATACTGATACGTAGATTAAAGACCCAGGAATCAGCTTGTTGGAGGTCTAGGTCTTAAATCCcactaataatattgttttgcaTTCAAGctcattttaaaataattattgtttatcaCACTGCTGGAGAAATATTAATGCTATTTACAGCCCAGATTGTCTTTTCAGTAGGAAAGAAGAATGAATGGATATGTATTGCAAGTATCAGTTTATCAGGTAAAATGACATACTCCCAATCTACAGATGCTGTTAAGCTCTGGAAGGAGTGAACCCCAGTTCTGAGGCCATTCCCTTTTTGTTATCTCAACCACAAGTCGGGAGAGAGCTTCCTTGATGTGAGTAGGTTCATCTGCCAAATTTCCATTCccctaaaaaaacaaaagattaaatttctttattcaatGGTCAAGATGTGACAAAATAAAACCAACCTCCCTTCCCTGACAGCAGAGTCTCCATTTCTGATGATATTAGAAGATGACAGGAGACACAAATAAGTAGAAGTGGAaccatgtggtgaagacacaagCAGTTAAAGGAGTCCATTTGAAAGAAGCTGGGAGTTATACTAGTACTTGTAGTAGTGAAGGAAAATCCCTGGCTCACTGCCTCTAGTGGCAGCCCTCACAAACAGTACGGAGTTTCACAAACGACAACAGCAATGGCCAAATTAGCAACACCAAAAAGGAATAATATATAAGGGCAGGTagcaaaacacaggtcacaggtcacaagtcacagatcatttgttttaccaatacagaaacaaccctaaccatttactaacgctaacattaggcctaaagacGTTTGTTtgggcctaattaggactaaggttagttttaatgaatgtttagggttcTTTCTGTGTCGGTAAAACAATGAATAACCTGTGACTTGAGacctgcattttgtacctgctgtaatataataatatttatgttCTTGGTCAAATGAGGAAAATGTGTAGCATGCAATTGCCTGAAActgaaaataccataatactctttgtttgtccacccaaattttaaattctaaagcattgtttccagtttctcttgggccttacaatggtcccaagagaaaacaaagacaaaaacaaaaacaatgctaatTCAAATTATGAATCGTTCATTCTCTAACCTACATGTAAGTTGAAACATTCGCATTTGTAAACTCAGTGACAGGACTTTTCACACATATTGCATAACATGAAAAAGAGAGAACAACAGACAAATACTAATAAGAtgtgcaaaatgcaaaattatattttgaagttatgttttctttgccgtagccgtcttcatttcttaaactccctagtatTATGCCAAGATAGAAATAGCTAGGGAAAGTCACCTTCCTTTCCCAATTCACTGACCTGTCCTAGAAGATAAAGAGCTGTAGCCTTGAGTTTGGCTTGTTCATTGGGACTCAATGAATTCCATTTAAATCtgtgatgataataattattattgttgtcattTCCAGTATTGATACCATAGATACTTCAAATATACAACGCTTGCAACTCTCCACTAGAAGTCTTCTTTTACAGGATTTGATACTGTGATCAGATAACAGACATGTTTTCTATAAAGAGGCCCGGGGACATTGGGGTCTGTGGAAATGAGGTATTCCTTAATTTTTGGTGCAGTATTTTGGAAATTGTAACCTGACAGTTCAGAATTGCAGTATGATCAAACCCTATGGTAAGTGGTTTTTGTATGTTTTGGTTCATGGTATTTGATGTAGAAATTATCGCATGGATTTTGGAAACTCTGGACGCTCTGCAACCTTTCTCCTTGGTGTGAGATCACGCTATGGAAGAGTGATTAATTTGCTGTACTAATCTGCACTCGCTGAGCAACATAGGGAAGAAAATATagaataattataaataatttcTGTTTCAGTATTTAACTATTTTTGAACGTGGTTTTGCGGTATTTGCCAATTTTTGCCACAGAAATGTGGTATTGGGAAactcccaatgtccccctctttATGATAACAACAAATAAAATGTTCGGAGCTTGTCTGCtagttagtttagttagttatttatttgtttgagcaggttgaagttttcgCAGCTATTCttctgatgtggacctgctatacccacccacccatatactcagagaggacagccacaacaccgggaacttcatcccctactcttctcgaatagtgtgtgggttctttaacgtcccacagggaactaatgaacatggaaggtatttgtgagatggggcctacggtttctagtccttatccgagaagagttgaaagtctaaccatttgcggatgtaattacaaaggcatcactttctcctcagttattttaagaccctgagtgttggtccggccggagtcgaactcacaacctcccacatggcaacccggtgctcaaccaactgagccactggtgcgcagTGGAAAGGATCTACCCTAAATGTGTATAGCCTGTACACATTGACTCCTTAAGCACCCCAGGACATCGCCAgttaacaagtaaaatcgcctggagcctcactcccaggagtcaatgggtaaaGAAGTGTAACAATATGCAGCTGCCAAATTTAAGGCAACACCTCCTCCGCTGTATGTGGCACCTCAGTCATCAACATCTACCGTAAACACCCTCAcataagccgcacttttttcccaaaaatcgTCGCTAGAAATCaggggtgtggcttatctgaaaaaggctgcttctgatgtccagttttccatcttcaTGTCTGATCTAATGCCTGGTTACGAAGCTACAAATGTTCCGCTTATgttcttgttgtaatgcaaaaatatatggaaaaactgcattgaatgaaaaaattcctgtcaacaaatagGAGAAAAAGATCGATCATGTGTCTCAGTTGGTAGAAACGTCGTTCATTATATTATAAAGTGTTAAAATTGTGGCtaagactttgaagtattttccgtttcaatgTTAATAGTGAGTTTACATTCAATGAACATTGGATAAAGAAGACTTCTACAGACTatactttggatttcttttggtttctttcagaaaacttttttccaaaatttgagctgTTAAATTTCagggtgtggcttatctgcaGGTGTTTACAGTACTTGTTTTGTCTTATTCTTAGGATGCTCAAAACTATTTAGTCATTCCAATATATTAACAATGGTTTGTTGACTCTCACAAACTCCATAATATTATGGTAAGTATTTAATTAAGCTGGACGACAAATAAACACATTAGGCAAAGATGTTATTCACACCACCTATTGTTGTTCATGGGCCAATGCAAACCTTATTGGTGACAAAAACCAAAGACTCTTTTTTCCTGTACTTAGCACACTTGAACAACAAAAGGAAGCTATGTTTGCAAACAGATGATTATCTTCCCCATAAAGATTGAAAGGGATATATATTCAAAGATTGTAGACACTACTAACTTAACAGTATGTTCCAAAAGCTGTAATCCTGTATGGCGAACCACTGCTGTATTATTTCGGTCATACAACTCAAGAGCAACAGGAACACATAAAGGGGAATCGGCCTTGAACGCTTCAATCAACTATAACAAAGATAAAATTGTAATTATCATTATAGAACTCATTCATggtgggaaaacaaaagaaatgttttattaatcaatttaCATTATCTGTGTATCTGATACAAATTTCTTTTCATTCACgttcttttaattttccctATTAAAATGTTTTGAATCACCAGAAATACCTAGCATATGTGTATCACATTAATTTTACAAACTCTCAGCTTTGCCTCAAGATTGTAAATGTGACACAGACCTGCCACTCATATCGCATATATTACTTATTTAATGTATGTTTGATTGCGTGTGCAATAAGGAACAACATATAAATGGATATTCTGTACTTTTTTGATGTTTTCTgtgatttattttattcttatttttataaattggcttttatataaatatttaattttaaagctaaatttttatatttctgttGATTCCTTACTATTTAGGAGATCCTTAACAATTAGGGTTAACCTCTGGGTTTCCTTTTTCTAAACTtatattgctttttgttacaGTATTTGTAATGTTTAGAAATAAAGTtttgtattgcattgtattgaAATCAACATAAAATGAAGACCACAGACTAGTggtaaattataataaaaattcTATATAAtgcatgctctcattggtttaaacagcatgctttatgagagtacaaagcatgGAACAAACAAAAGCTCACGCCAtgatccgcagaaatggcagatgaataattatttccg
This genomic interval carries:
- the LOC137979762 gene encoding uncharacterized protein, producing MINDLDTNAQQWKYVDDTTTSEVVVKGGVSHMQAIANRVIEWSRENKVQLNADKCKELRISFAKEQRAFDPVIIEGKEVELVTSTKLLGLTIANDLTWNDHVTVITRKASKRLYFLTQLKRAGVPKQDLAMFYVSCVRSVIDYAAPVFSNGLPQYLKNELVRLEKRAISIITSGKCNSAIEVGVTPILEHHYVLCSKLFDNIVNDPNHKLKALLPPDYDNSRYNLRQPRHFNMPKLCTNRTRNTFIYAMSKQSRL